From Saccharomyces kudriavzevii IFO 1802 strain IFO1802 genome assembly, chromosome: 13, a single genomic window includes:
- the YME2 gene encoding Yme2p (similar to Saccharomyces cerevisiae YME2 (YMR302C); ancestral locus Anc_5.19) gives MLLVRTASLNMARMPVPCLARGIGILKGKYRLSNLINAQPTVRHVSSEIQQKDQQAGESNTATDTGVIYKSDEETLIYFDNVYARATSVWNPTLWYNLLLRNQSREAVREKIRNLASPPSNPIYGLELKSTIPVKRDGGVFATFVVPPKYTKAQVNSLIQQNTARESSKNLLSYFTRASAFPVKGSPWIEDLRRLPSTVIVVKFQGPALTEEEIYSLFRRYGTIIDIFPPTAANNNVAKIRYRSFRGAISAKNCVSGIEIHNTVLHIQYENIIRGHIVSNFFTNHTRIAIPVLFALLSIFAVLVFDPIREFSIEQKITHKYSFSWDNKFWKQLKTLTSSTMTSIKYYWGSTDDNHQRKHLWEERIEKVNDLKMWLEENNNTFVVIRGPRGSGKHDLVMQHTLQNRANVLYLDCDKLIKSRTDPKFLKNAASQLGYFPIFPWIDSVTGVLDLTVQGLTGQKTGLSETKESQFRNMLTTSLMSIRRIALKNYKAFVPTGDGTVNVKEEDYLQQHPEAKPVIVIDRFEGKSEINGFVYKELSDWAAMLVQMNIAHVIFLTETVASNQRLSESLPNQVFKNLILSDASKENSRNYVLSQLEDYLYYNKKVKGENVNETENGEELNEKDDSGDSVDKGTKKAEVILNEKELQEIDASLEPLGGRMLDLQAFVRRVKSGEEPSEALDKMIEQASEQITQMFLSDKIDGTKSAQAWELIELLSSNAVIPFHEIVNKPLFKAAPETGIMELENNGLITVSRDRGVLQEIRPAKPLYRAAFTYLINDAELSKVLKTRYLLKVVGFETGRIKKWEEELKPLGKVPDQKLFKSRLEYLSGKIIASNTVITKCEEEIKNLST, from the coding sequence ATGCTGTTGGTACGAACGGCTTCGCTGAATATGGCGAGGATGCCAGTGCCATGCCTCGCTAGAGGAATAGGTATTTTGAAGGGCAAGTATAGGCTAAGTAACCTGATAAACGCTCAACCCACGGTGAGACACGTGTCCAGTGAAATCCAGCAGAAAGATCAACAAGCAGGTGAATCGAATACGGCCACCGACACCGGTGTTATCTATAAATCAGACGAGGAAACATTGATATATTTCGATAATGTCTACGCAAGAGCCACGTCAGTTTGGAATCCAACACTATGGTACAATCTGCTATTAAGAAACCAATCCAGGGAGGCAGTgagggaaaaaataagaaatttgGCTAGTCCACCCAGTAACCCTATCTATGGACTGGAATTAAAGTCTACCATTCCGGTGAAAAGAGATGGAGGTGTATTTGCCACTTTTGTTGTTCCGCCCAAATATACCAAAGCTCAAGTGAATTCTTTGATACAACAGAACACTGCCAGAGAATCTTCTAAGAACTTACTCTCGTACTTTACACGAGCATCTGCTTTCCCGGTGAAGGGTTCGCCTTGGATTGAAGATTTGAGAAGGCTACCAAGTACTGTCATAGTGGTCAAGTTTCAAGGACCCGCTTTAACGGAAGAGGAGATTTACTCCTTGTTTAGAAGGTACGGAACAATCATCGATATTTTCCCACCCACTGCTGCCAACAACAATGTAGCAAAAATTAGATACCGTTCATTCCGTGGTGCCATTTCCGCCAAAAATTGTGTTTCTGGTATTGAAATTCATAACACCGTCCTACACATACAATACGAAAATATCATTAGAGGTCACATAGttagtaattttttcaccaatCACACGAGGATCGCTATTCCCGTGTTGTTTGCCCTGCTTTCAATATTTGCCGTTTTAGTGTTCGACCCCATTAGAGAATTTTCCATTGAACAAAAGATCACTCATAAATATTCTTTCTCATGGGACAATAAGTTTTGGAAACAGTTGAAAACGTTAACATCCTCCACCATGACTTCCATCAAATACTACTGGGGCAGTACCGATGATAACcatcaaagaaagcatTTGTGGGAGGAAAGAATAGAAAAGGTGAATGACTTAAAGATGTGGCTTGAGGAGAACAACAACACATTTGTAGTTATAAGAGGGCCCAGGGGCTCCGGAAAGCATGACTTGGTCATGCAGCATACGTTGCAGAATAGGGCAAATGTTTTATATCTCGATTGTGATAAATTGATCAAGTCAAGAACAGATCCtaagtttttgaagaatgcCGCTAGTCAATTGGGTTATTTCCCAATCTTCCCGTGGATTGACTCTGTTACTGGTGTTCTTGATTTGACTGTCCAAGGGTTAACGGGACAAAAAACAGGGTTGTCTGAGACGAAAGAATCTCAGTTCAGAAATATGTTGACTACTTCATTGATGTCAATTAGGCGTATTGCCCTTAAGAATTACAAGGCCTTTGTTCCTACGGGTGACGGAACGGTTAATGtcaaagaggaagattATCTCCAACAACATCCGGAGGCTAAGCCTGTTATCGTTATAGATAGATTTGAAGGTAAGTCCGAAATCAACGGATTTGTGTATAAAGAATTGTCTGATTGGGCAGCTATGTTAGTTCAGATGAACATAGCTCATGTGATTTTCTTGACAGAAACAGTTGCATCCAACCAAAGACTAAGTGAATCATTGCCAAACCAagtgttcaaaaatttaatCTTATCGGATGcgtcaaaagaaaattcaaggAATTACGTACTATCCCAGTTAGAAGATTACTTATATTACAACAAGAAGGTCAAGGGTGAGAACGTAAACGAAACTGAAAATGGAGAGGAActaaatgaaaaagatgattCCGGTGATAGTGTAGATAAAGGCACGAAAAAAGCCGAAGTTATCttaaatgaaaaggaattgcAGGAAATTGATGCTTCTTTAGAGCCATTGGGCGGTAGAATGTTGGATTTACAAGCATTTGTTAGAAGAGTCAAATCAGGAGAAGAGCCCTCGGAGGCTTTGGATAAGATGATTGAACAGGCTTCTGAACAGATCACTCAGATGTTTTTGAGTGACAAAATTGACGGTACGAAGAGTGCACAAGCTTGGGAATTGATTGAATTATTGAGTTCCAACGCGGTCATTCCATTCCATGAAATTGTCAATAAGCCGCTATTTAAGGCCGCACCAGAGACAGGAATTATGgaattggaaaacaatGGATTAATAACTGTTTCTAGAGACAGAGGTGTTTTACAGGAAATCAGGCCTGCTAAACCACTATACAGAGCAGCATTCACGTACTTGATTAACGATGCTGAACTTTCAAAAGTGTTAAAAACCCGTTACTTATTAAAGGTTGTAGGTTTTGAAACTGGCAGGATCAAGAAGTGGGAGGAAGAATTGAAGCCCTTAGGAAAAGTTCCTGACCAGAAACTATTCAAGAGTAGACTAGAGTATCTATCCGGTAAAATCATTGCCAGCAACACAGTCATCACTAAGtgtgaagaagaaatcaaaaatctaTCTACgtga
- the ADH2 gene encoding alcohol dehydrogenase ADH2 (similar to Saccharomyces cerevisiae ADH2 (YMR303C)): MSIPETQKGVIFYESNGKLEHKNIPVPKPKPNELLINVKYSGVCHTDLHAWHGDWPLPTKLPLVGGHEGAGVVVAIGDNVRGWKVGDLAGVKWLNSSCMACEYCELGNESNCPHADLSGYTHDGSFQQYATADAVQAARIPEGTDLAEVAPILCAGITVYKALKSANLRAGNWVAISGAAGGLGSLAVQYAKAMGYRVLGIDGGPGKQELFTSLGGEVFIDFTKEKDIIGAVVKATDGGAHGIINVSVSEAAIEASTKYCRANGTVVLVGLPAGAKCSSDVFNHVVKSISIVGSYVGNRADTREALDFFARGLVKSPIKVVGLSSLPEIYEKMEKGQIAGRYVVDTSK; this comes from the coding sequence ATGTCTATTCCAGAAACTCAAAAAGGTGTTATTTTCTACGAATCCAACGGTAAGTTGGAACATAAGAACATCCCGGTTCCAAAGCCAAAGCCCAACGAACTGTTGATCAACGTCAAGTACTCTGGTGTCTGTCACACCGATTTGCACGCCTGGCATGGTGACTGGCCATTGCCAACTAAGTTGCCATTGGTCGGTGGGCATGAAGGTGCCggtgttgttgttgccaTCGGGGACAACGTTAGGGGCTGGAAAGTGGGTGATCTTGCCGGCGTCAAATGGTTGAACAGCTCATGTATGGCCTGCGAGTACTGTGAATTAGGTAACGAGTCCAACTGTCCTCATGCCGATCTGTCTGGGTACACCCATGACGGATCCTTCCAACAATACGCTACTGCTGACGCTGTGCAAGCCGCTCGTATTCCCGAAGGCACCGACTTAGCTGAAGTCGCCCCAATTTTGTGTGCCGGTATCACCGTCTACAAGGCTTTGAAGTCAGCCAACTTGAGAGCCGGGAACTGGGTGGCCATCTCCGGCGCTGCTGGTGGTCTAGGTTCTTTGGCCGTTCAATATGCCAAGGCTATGGGTTACAGAGTCTTGGGTATTGACGGTGGGCCAGGCAAGCAAGAGCTGTTTACCTCTCTTGGCGGTGAAGTTTTCATCGATTTCACCAAGGAAAAAGACATTATTGGCGCTGTCGTCAAGGCCACCGACGGAGGTGCTCATGGTATCATCAACGTTTCCGTTTCCGAAGCTGCTATCGAAGCTTCTACCAAATACTGTAGAGCTAACGGTACCGTTGTTTTGGTAGGTTTACCAGCCGGTGCCAAATGTTCTTCCGATGTCTTCAACCACGTCGTCAAGTCCATCTCCATCGTCGGTTCTTACGTTGGCAACAGGGCGGACACCAGAGAAGCTTTGGATTTCTTCGCCAGAGGTCTGGTCAAGTCTCCAATCAAGGTAGTTGGCTTGTCTAGTTTGCCAGAAATCTACGAGAAGATGGAAAAGGGCCAGATTGCTGGTAGATATGTTGTTGACACTTCCAAATAA